The nucleotide sequence GAGCGAATGCTTGGGGTTGGTCCAGAGCCTATAATAAGAAATAGCAAGGGAGACGGCTTTAATCGCCGTTTTCCTTTTTATACAGCTCTGTATTACCAATTAATACCAAGTTGTATTTGTTTGAGTAGTATTTGAAGGTTTTTAATAACACTTGATGCATGGCTTTAGCCGTGCCAAAGTGGTTTTCCAAAGCTATCGTTGTAGTCATGGTGGGGTTGAAGCCCCATTTCCAAAAGATGAACATGCTTTTTTGGGTTTATTACTTTCTTGACTGCAATTTGGTATAAGGGGCGTTGAAATGAAAAAATTTTTTACAGCTTTATTCATTGTGCTTTTTCTTGCCGGAGCAATGGTTATATTTGCTGAAACCCAGCAGCCGGCTATTACGAAATCATACGGCGCTGTGTCCACTACAGCTTATTATCAAGATTTTAATGAGGTTTTTACCGGTGACTGGCAAAAATACGGACAGACTTTTACTGTTTTACAGGAAAAATATTTCAAGAATATTTATACCGTACTTATCATAGCCATCCCTCTGATTTTTCTGCTTCATTTTTTGATAATCGGTGCGTTCAAATTTGCACATAGTGGAGAGAAAATCCCATGGTACAGCCTTTTGGGAAGGGTAATTCACTGGATAGCCGCTGTAACTTTTGTGATTATGCTTTTATCGGGTCTGGCCATGATTTACGGAAATCTCTTCAGCGGTGGGGCTTTTATACGATTCTTAAGATATACTCATGGTCTTGTCGCCATTATATTTGCCGTAGATGCCCTGATTCTTTTTGTATTATGGGTAAAAGATGCTATACCTAAAATTTACGACATAAAATGGTTTTTGGTAATGGGCGGATATTTGAGTAAATCCAAAAAAATTATTAAAGCTGATAAATTTAATGCCGGACAGAAGGTATGGTTCTGGCTTGCCACTATAGGCGGAATTGTTATGGCTGTAACCGGCTATATTATGTACTTTTTTGCCGGAACAACAGATACACTGCGTATTTCAGCAATGATTCATACTTTTCTTGGGATGGCGCTGCTTGCCATGTTTTTTGTGCATATTTACATGGGCGCCTTCGCAATTAAGGGGTCCCTTAAAAGTATGATCTACGGCTATAAAGATGCCGAAGAGGCAAAGGTACTTCACAATGCGCACTATGAAAAACTTAAAAATGAAGGGTATATTTCAGAGTAAATCAGTGCTGAGAACCAAGGTTTAGGCAAAGGGAAAGGCAAATGTTGAAGAAGTTGAAA is from Flexistipes sinusarabici DSM 4947 and encodes:
- a CDS encoding formate dehydrogenase subunit gamma; this encodes MKKFFTALFIVLFLAGAMVIFAETQQPAITKSYGAVSTTAYYQDFNEVFTGDWQKYGQTFTVLQEKYFKNIYTVLIIAIPLIFLLHFLIIGAFKFAHSGEKIPWYSLLGRVIHWIAAVTFVIMLLSGLAMIYGNLFSGGAFIRFLRYTHGLVAIIFAVDALILFVLWVKDAIPKIYDIKWFLVMGGYLSKSKKIIKADKFNAGQKVWFWLATIGGIVMAVTGYIMYFFAGTTDTLRISAMIHTFLGMALLAMFFVHIYMGAFAIKGSLKSMIYGYKDAEEAKVLHNAHYEKLKNEGYISE